The window GCTCTTGTCCGGATTGCGCAGCAGCGGCATGTAGCACAGCTTGGGCTGCTCCCAGCCGAAGTATTCGTAGAGCTTGATCAGCTTGGGCGCCGACGGCAGCCACTCCTCGCCACGCAGCACGTGGGTGATGTCCATCAGGTGGTCGTCGACGACATTGGCGAGGAAGTAGGTCGGCAGGCCATCGGTCTTCATCAGCACCTGCATGTCCATGCGATCCCAAGGGATCTCGACGTCGCCGCGGAGCATATCCGGCACCACGCAAACACCCTCGCTCGGCACCTTCATCCGCACCACATGGGCCTCACCAGCGGCGATGCGCTGCTGCGCCTCGGCTGGAGGAATATGTATGCAGTGGCCGTCGTAGCGCGGAGTTTCCTTGTTCGCGGTCTGCTCGGCACGCAGCTGATCGAGACGCTCGGCGGAGCAGAAACAGGGGAAGGCATGGCCCTTGGCGACCAGTTCGCCGGCGTACTTCTTATAGATTTCGCCACGTTCGCTCTGCCGGTAGGGGCCGTGCGGGCCACCCACGTCCGGGCCCTCGTCCCACTCGATGCCGAGCCAGCGCAGGGCGTCGAAAATCTGTTGCTCCGACTCGCGGGTCGAACGCAATTGATCGGTATCTTCGATACGCAAAATGAACTGACCACCGTGCTGTCGCGCGAAACACAGGTTGAACAGGGCGATGTAGGCGGTGCCGACGTGCGGGTCACCGGTCGGCGACGGCGCGATACGGGTACGAACGGTAGTCATGAAGGTCTCGAATCAGCAGAACAATCGAAGAGGACGCGGACGACGAGGGCCCGACATCAAAGGCCCAATGTTAGCAGGCGTGCGGTTGTGGGCTCCAGCAACTCCCCCTCCTCCAGCGGTATCTGGCTCATAAGAAAGTCCAGAAAGGATTTCACCTTCATCGCCTGGAAGCGCCGCGACGGATACACCGCATACACCTCGCTGACCGGCAGGCGCGCCTCCGGCAACAATTCGATCAGCTCGCCGCGCTGCACCGCGTACTCGCTGATCATCACCGGCAACCCAGCGATTCCGGCGCCGGCGCGCACCGCCTCGCGGGCGAAGGTGATGTTGTTGCACGATAAAACACGCTGACAGGCGATGCTCTCCCCCAGCAACGGCCAATAGCGTGGAGAATCCGAGAGCAATAACACGGCGCGATGATTAACCAGTTGCTCGATCGTCTCCGGTACGCCATGGATCGCCAGGTAGTCCGGACTGGCGCACAGGCGTCGGCGGCTCTCGAACAGCTTGCGCGCGATCAACGTGGAGTCCTGCGGGCGCCCGACCAGAATGGCGATATCCACCCCCTCCTCCACCGGATCGACGTGTCGCGAGGTGAGCTCGACCTCGGCGCGGATCTCCGGGTACTGGCGCATGAAGGCCCCCAGGACCTTGCCGAGAAACAACTGGCCGAACTCAATCGGCACGCTGATCCGCAGCAGCCCCGACGGCTCCTGCTGCAGCTGCATGACCGCATGCTCGGCCTCGGCGAAGTCCAGCATGATCTGCCTGCAGCGCTCGTAATAGGCCTGCCCCACCTCGGTCAGGCGCAACTTGCGGGTGGTGCGATTGAGCAAGCGCACCCCAAGACGCTCTTCCAGCAAGGCGATGCGCCGGCTGACGGTGGACTTCTGCATGCCCAGCCCTTGAGCTGCCAAGGTGAAACTGTGGCACTCCACCACCCGGGTAAAGACCAGGGCATCATCCAACCCCATTATTGTTCCCCATAAGCAACAAAGTTTCCGGAGTGTAGCTTCTATATAGTTGCAGGGAACACTGTTAGATTTGCTTACAGTTTCGCCTGCCCTTAGAGCCTCCGCATGCCCGCCAAACTCCAACGTCGCCTGTTTATTTTCCTCGCCCTTGCCGGTCTGGTCGTTGCTGCTTTCTTTGCCCACTGGTGGCTGATTGGGCGTTTCGTCGAATCCACCGACAACGCCTATGTGCAGGGAGAGATCACCCGCCTGTCCAGCCAGCTCGGTGCGCGCATCGACCAGGTACGGGTCGAAGACAACCAGCACGTGGAGAAAGGCGAATTGCTGGTGGTGCTGGAGGCCGACGACTTCAAGCTCGCCGTCGAGCGCGCCCGCGCCACCCTGGCCACCCGCGAGGCGGAACTCGCCCAGGCACAGAGCAAGCTGACCCAGCAGGCCAGCATGATCGCCGCCAGCCGGGCCGATGTCGCCGCCAGCCAAGCCACCCTGGGGCGCACGCAGATCGACCTGTCGCGCGCGCAGACCCTGCGCAAGCCGGGCTACGTCTCGGAAGAACGGGTCACCACGCTGACCGCCGACAGCCGTGTGGCGCGCTCGCAGGTGACCAAGGCCGAAGCCGACCTGAGCGCTCAGCGCCAGCAGGTCGATACTCTCAACGCCGAGATCAAGCGCCTGGATGCGCAGATCGCCAATGCCCGCGCGGAGCTCGCGCAGGCCGAGCTGAACCTGGCGCGCACCGAGATTCGCGCCCCGATCAGCGGCATAGTCGGCCAACGCGCCGCCCGTAACGGCCAGTATGTGCAGGCCGGCGCCTACCTGTTGTCGCTGGTACCGGACCAGGACATCTGGGTGCAGGCCAACTTCAAGGAAACCCAGATCGGCAAGATGCAGCCCGGCCAGAAAGCCGAGCTGGAGTTCGACGCCTACCCCGACACCCCCATCGAAGCCCGGGTCGACAGCCTGTTCGCCGCCTCCGGTGCACAGTTCAGCCTGCTGCCACCGGACAATGCCACCGGCAACTTCACCAAGGTGGTACAGCGCATTCCGGTGAAGCTCACCTTCGCCGCCGACAACCCGCTGCAGGGCAAGATCCGTCCGGGCATGTCAGTGACCGTCAAGGTCGCGCTCGGCTCGTCCAGCCATGGCGGCTGATGCGCTGATCCGCCCCACCGCCGAGCCCAGCCGCCGCGACTGGATCGCGGTGATGAGCATGATGCTCGGCGCCTTCATGGCGATCCTCGATATCCAGATCACCAACTCGTCGCTGAAGGACATCCAGGGCGCGCTGTCGGCCACCCTGGAGGAAGGCTCGTGGATCTCCACCTCCTATCTGGTGGCCGAGATCATCATGATCCCGATGGCCGCCTGGCTGGTGCAGCTGCTCTCGGTGCGCCGTCTCGCGACCTGGGTGTCGGCTGGCTTCATCGTCTCCTCGCTGCTCTGCTCGATGGCCTGGAGCCTAGAGAGCATGATCGTGTTCCGCGCCCTGCAAGGCTTCACCGGCGGCGCGCTGATCCCGCTGGCCTTCACTCTGACGCTAATCAAGCTGCCCGACCACCACCGTGCCAAGGGCATGGCAATGTTCGCCATGACCGCCACCTTCGCGCCGTCCA is drawn from Pseudomonas cavernae and contains these coding sequences:
- a CDS encoding HlyD family secretion protein, with the protein product MPAKLQRRLFIFLALAGLVVAAFFAHWWLIGRFVESTDNAYVQGEITRLSSQLGARIDQVRVEDNQHVEKGELLVVLEADDFKLAVERARATLATREAELAQAQSKLTQQASMIAASRADVAASQATLGRTQIDLSRAQTLRKPGYVSEERVTTLTADSRVARSQVTKAEADLSAQRQQVDTLNAEIKRLDAQIANARAELAQAELNLARTEIRAPISGIVGQRAARNGQYVQAGAYLLSLVPDQDIWVQANFKETQIGKMQPGQKAELEFDAYPDTPIEARVDSLFAASGAQFSLLPPDNATGNFTKVVQRIPVKLTFAADNPLQGKIRPGMSVTVKVALGSSSHGG
- the gltX gene encoding glutamate--tRNA ligase, coding for MTTVRTRIAPSPTGDPHVGTAYIALFNLCFARQHGGQFILRIEDTDQLRSTRESEQQIFDALRWLGIEWDEGPDVGGPHGPYRQSERGEIYKKYAGELVAKGHAFPCFCSAERLDQLRAEQTANKETPRYDGHCIHIPPAEAQQRIAAGEAHVVRMKVPSEGVCVVPDMLRGDVEIPWDRMDMQVLMKTDGLPTYFLANVVDDHLMDITHVLRGEEWLPSAPKLIKLYEYFGWEQPKLCYMPLLRNPDKSKLSKRKNPTSITFYERMGFLPQAMLNYLGRMGWSMPDEREKFTLAEMIENFDVQRVSLGGPIFDLEKLSWLNGQWLRELSVETFAAEVQKWALNPEYLLKIAPHVQGRVETLSQIAPLAGFFFSGALELDAKLFEHKKLAAEQVRQVMQLILWRLEALRQWEKDKITACIQAVVEHLELKLRDAMPLMFAAITGQASSVSVLDAMEILGPDLTRFRLRQAIELLGGVSKKETKEWEKLYAAIP
- a CDS encoding LysR family transcriptional regulator; this encodes MGLDDALVFTRVVECHSFTLAAQGLGMQKSTVSRRIALLEERLGVRLLNRTTRKLRLTEVGQAYYERCRQIMLDFAEAEHAVMQLQQEPSGLLRISVPIEFGQLFLGKVLGAFMRQYPEIRAEVELTSRHVDPVEEGVDIAILVGRPQDSTLIARKLFESRRRLCASPDYLAIHGVPETIEQLVNHRAVLLLSDSPRYWPLLGESIACQRVLSCNNITFAREAVRAGAGIAGLPVMISEYAVQRGELIELLPEARLPVSEVYAVYPSRRFQAMKVKSFLDFLMSQIPLEEGELLEPTTARLLTLGL